The following nucleotide sequence is from Methanobrevibacter thaueri.
TCCGGTAATTTCTAACTGACCAGCACCATTGCTAATTGATACAGTGTAGTTTTTACCGTCAACATTAACAACAGCTGTTCCGTTGTAGTCTTTAGGACCTGTTATAGTGATTGTTGCATTTTCACCAACATTAATCACATCGCCAGTGACATTTACGCTTGAAGCAACTTTATCGACTTTAAAGTGAGCGACAGTGGAATTAGCTACAAACCAGTCATCACCAGCATAACTTGCAGCAACTGTCTTATTACCAGCGATTAAACCTTCAATTTCAAATACTGCTTTACCATCAACCGGTTTTACAGAGTAAGTTTTACCATCAATAGCAACAGTCACATTATCTTTAACATCTTTAGGAACATTGACGGTAACTGTGGTAACATTTCCAACAGTTGAATTGGCAACTTCAATGCTCATTGGAGTATCATATTTAGGAATGCTTACAGTAGAGTTAGTTGAAGTGCCGTTATGGTTTTCATCACCGGAGTAAATCACTTCGATTTCATGTTCGCCAGGAGTTACATTATTCAAGGTTACAACTGCAGTACCATTAACAACAGTAACATTATAAGTTTCATTTCCAACTTTAACGGTTACATTACCATCTTCACCAGGAACAGTTATAACAACAGTTCCATTGCCTTGATCAATAACTTTAATGTCATCAGAGTCAGCTTTAGATACTTTGAATGTTGTCTCATTGTTGTTAGGCAAGTATTTACCATCACCATTATAAGTCACTTTAACAGTGTAGTTATCAACCTTCAAGTCTTTTACGACCAATACGCCAGCTCCACCGGCAACAGGAACAGTGTAAGTTCCAACACCGACTATTTCAACAGTCACATTGCCAGTAGCATCAGCAGGCACAGTAATATTGACCACAGCAACATCACCGACAGTGATATCATCAACATTAACAGTGACGAATGATTCAACCTTATTAACTAGGACTTTAGCAGTGTCATTTTCACTTCCAAGATATTTATCAGTTTCAAGAAGTGTCACTTTTACATCATAAGTGCCATTTGCAAGTCCGGTAATTTCTAACTGACCAGCACCATTGCTAATTGATACAGTGTAGTTTTTACCGTCAACATTAACAACAGCTGTTCCGTTGTAGTCTTTAGGACCTGTTATAGTGATTGTTGCATTTTCACCAACATTAATCACATCGCCAGTGACATTTACGCTTGAAGCAACTTTATCGACTTTAAAGTGAGCGACAGTGGAATTAGCTACAAACCAGTCATCGCCAGCATAACTTGCAGCAACTGTCTTATTACCAGCGATTAAACCTTCAATTTCAAATACTGCTTTACCATCAACCGGTTTTACAGAGTAAGTTTTACCGTCAATGGCAACAGTCACATTACCTTTAACATCTTTAGGAACATTGACAATAACTGTGGTAACATTTCCAACAGTTGAATTGGCAACTTCAATGCTCATTGGAGTATCATATTTAGGAATGTTAACAGTAGCGTTTGCAGTTGCATTTGGATTGTTTTCATCACCGGAGTAGAATACAGTTATATCTTTAGGTCCAGGAGTTTCATTGACTAAATCAACGGTAGCCACACCATCTACAACTGTTGCATTGTAAGTGTTATTTCCAACTTTGACTGTCACATTACCGTCTTTACCAGGAACTGTAATTACAACAGTACGGTTACCTTGATCAACCACTTTAATGTCACCAGATTCGGCTTTAGATACTTTGAATGTTGTCTCATTGTTGCTTGGCAAGTAGTTATCATCACCATTATAAGTTACTTTAACAGTGTAGGTACCAACTTCTAAGTCTTTTACGACCCATAAGCCAGTTCCGCCAGCAACAGGAACAGTGTAAGTTCCAACACCATCTATTTCAACAGTCACGTTGCCTGTAGCATCAGCCGGTACAGTAATGTTGACCACAGCAACATCACCGACAGTGATGTTTTCAACTTTGACACTTACTGTGGAATTGACTTTAGCCACATTAAAGCTTGCGTCACCTTCACAGGTTGTGTAGTTATCATCACCAAGGTATTTAGCATGAACTGTGTATGTTTTATTAGCTAAATTACTTAATGCTAATGTTGCAACGCCGTTATCAAGATCTACATAGTAATCTTTGCCATCTACTGTAATCACTACGGAACCAGTAGCACCAGTAGTTACATTTACTTTAATGGTTTCATCTGAAGCGGTAGTGATATTAGTGACGCTGATTGTTAAATCGGATGGTAATTTAATTACTTCAATTGTTTTGGAAATCAAGCTACCTGTTAAGTTCTTATCTCCTTCATAGATTACAGTCAATGTATGGTTTCCATAAGGCAGTAAATCGGTTGTGAAGTTAGCACGACCGTTTATTAAAGGTGCAGTATAGTTTTTGCCACCAATCATGATGGTGACATTACCAGTTGCGTTTGTATTGTTAACTGTAATATTTATGACTTGAGTTTCATTTACATAGATAATAGGTTTGAATTCAACATCCAATGTTGTATTTGCTTTTAAAACTGTGAATTTAGCGCTAGCAGTAGCGTTATCATTATAATCATCTGTTGCGAAGAATTCGACACTAGCGACTTTACTTCCTGCAGATAAACCGGTTAAATCAACTTGAGCAACACCTTTAGATACGGTGCCGCTGAATACTTTACCGTCTACAGTGATATTGACAGTACCGTTAGCATCATTGCCAACATAAATAAATGCAACAGCCTTATCAGGATAAGTCACATCATCAATAACCACATCGATAGATGGATCAACTCTTGAAACAGTGAATTTAACATCATTTAATGTTAGTTCATCATAATTGCTGTCGCCATAGAATACAACAGTAGCGGTCTTATCTCCGGCAGGCAATACATCAGCAAGGATTAAGGTTTTTGCACTTCCGTTGTACAGTACTTTATCTCCAACTTTGATTGAAACATTTCCATTAAAGTCATCAGTGACATTTATGACGAATGTAGTGTTTTGCTCAACAGTGACATTTAATGCGGTCACATCAGCAACTAAAGTAGCATTATCCACAGTGAAGCTTGTAGAGTTTTCACTTCCGACATACTTATCGTCACCAGCATAAGTTACATTGACTTTATGGTCACCACTATTCAATCCTGAAACATTTAATCCGCCTTTACCATTGATAATGGCAACATCATATTCCTTACCATCAACAGTCAATTTGACAGTAGCGTTTATAGTCTCATTCAATTCAACAGTAATGACAGCCACATCACCATAAGTGATTGGAGTTTTAACTGTCACACTGATATCAGTAGGAACACGATTGACATTGAATTTCTGAGGATCAGATACGTTACCTTTATATTTATCATTGCCCATGAATGTGGCGACAACAGTAATTGTATCATTATTAACAGGAGTGTACGCGATAGTAGCAACATTAGAATCTGCAACATGTACAGTGTAGTTAGCGCCGTTGATTGTAAATACAACATCACCTGTAACTGACTCATTCAAGTTAGCAGTGATAGTTACCGGACTGCCAACATAAATAGTTGCAGGAACGGTGGTTGTGTTGACACTAATTGTCATATTCTTTTTAACAACTTGGAATGTTGCATTTGCGGTAGATCCATAATAATATTCGTCTTCATCCAAGACAGCAACTATTTCATAGGTGCCCATAGGCAATCCATTTTCGATTGTCACTTTATTATTAGTAATATTATACTTTTCACCGTTTATAGTAACACTAATATTACCAGTGGAATTAACAGGAGTTAGGGCAATTACAATCTCTTCACCGACATAATAAACATCCTCTACAGTGATATTGATAGCGGATGTTCCTTTAGCTGTGACATTCACCCAACCACTAGCAGTACCTTCAACATACTTATCATTCTCAACATAAGTTACAGATACAGTGTAATTGCCAACACTTAATCCATTAACGGTTAAAGTAGCATTGCCTCCAGTCATTTTGACTGCATAATTGGCACCATCAACAGAAACGATTAAAGTACCATTGCGGTCACTAGGACCTGAAATATTGATTACAGCATCATTACCGACAATAATAGTGATATTGGTAACATTTACAATAGGAGTGCGTTTAGATACGGCGAAGTTAGCGGTAGTGAAATTGGATACATACTTATCGGTTCCTGAGTAAGTTATAGCTACAGTCTTATTGCCGTAGGTTACATTAGGAACAACGAATCTTGCAACGCCATCAGTGACGCTTTCAGGACCATAAACTTTACCGTTGATTTCAATAGTTACATTACCGGCATTATCATCAGGTACAGTAACATTGATATATGCAGTATCATCAACGTAAAGGATGTTTTCAACATCAACTTTAATCGGACTACCAACTTTAGATACAGTGAATCTGGTAGATGCTGTTTTATTTACATATTTATCATTACCGAAGTAAGCAGTAACAATGTAAACACCTTCTTTAAGTGTTGAAACGTTATTCAATACAGCTTTTCCTTGACTGATAGCAACAGTGTAATTGGTTCCGTTCAATTCAATGATTACGTTACCGGTTGCATCAACAGGAACATAGACAGTAATGTTGGTGTTGTTTCCAACATAAATATCGGATGCAGTAATATTCATTACATAATCAGAAGTCCGGTTAGTAGTGAATGTGTATTCAGTAGAGTTAACTGTGAAGTTTCTGTCACCAGGATAGGATGCAACAATTGTGTAAGTGCCGTTTTCAAGAACATCAGTAGTGAATAGGGCAACGCCATCCTCATCAACAGCCATTGAATATTGTTTACCTCGAACTTCAATAGTCACATTCTCGGTTACTCTAGGATCTGCTCTGACAATAATGGTTGCATTTTCACCGGATATGGAATCAACATGAATAATTTCAACATTAGGTGAGATTTGTCTTACTTCAAATGTTTTATTAGTTTCATTTACATTATATTTGCCATCACCGCTGTAATTAGCGTAAACTGTGTAGTTACCAGCAGCGAGGTCTTCTACAATCCAATTGACTTTACCGTCAACAATAGGTAAAGTAATTGTTCTAGTTTCATTAATTCTAATAGTTATATAACCAGTTGCATTATTATTAACAGTTACAGTGATATTTGCTTTATTTCCATAATCAATAGATTCGACATCAATAGATATTGTAGTGTTTATGGAATCCACTCTGAAAGTTGTGTCATTTTCAGCAACTGTGTAATTGTCAAGTGTACCCCCATAGTATTTGATGTGTACACTGTAGTTTCCAACAGCCAAATCATTTACAGTGATTTCGGCTACACCATTTGTGAACTTGTCTACATATATTGGACTTTTAGTGAAGTTTCCGCTTAAGATTACGAAACCAGTTGCATTGGCAGGAATGTTGATTGTGATTTTTCCTTCCTGGTCAACAGTAATGTTCAAGGCAGTTACGTTTACTTCAGGAACTCTTTGGGTAACATCAAATTCAGCCTTTGATCTGTTGCCGGTAATGTTTCTATCTCCATCATAGAATACCCAAGCGACTTTGTGTCCGACAGTCAAGCTGGAAATGTTGAATCTTGCAACACCGTCTTTGATTTCTGCAGTGTAGTCAACACCGTCAATGTTCATGGTTACGTTACCGGTTGCATTAGTGATAATGTTGCCGGCAGCGTCTTTAATTGTAACATTTACATATTCTGTATCCCATACCGGGATGTTATGCACATCAACATCTAAGACTGTGCCGATTTGCAATACGTTAAAGTCATCGGTTACTACAGCGTCAGTGTAGTTTGCATTTCCACTATAGGTAGCAATGACTACATAATTTCCAACAGCCAAACCTCCGACAGTCCAATTGACCTTACCGTCAACAATCGGCAAGGTAATATTCTTATCAGTTCCATTAATCTTAATTGTTATATTTCCTGTTACTCCATCAGGAACTGTCACAGTAATATTTGCTTCTTCACCATAGTATATGTCTTCAGCAGTAATATTGAGCATTGGTGTTGCTTTAAATACTGTGAAATTGGCGCTGTTTGTATTTGCTGCGTAGTTTTCATCACCGTTATATGTAACCTCAACTGTGTAGTTGCCGGCAGACAATACGACACCAGGCAAGATTGCTTTGCCGTCGGTGAGGTTTTGTGTGTCAAATACATAATAGGTATCATTAATTTTGACAGTTACATTTCCTGTAGCGTCTTCAGGAAGTGTTACGACAATTAAGGTTTCATTTCCATAAGTTACATTGTCAACATCAATAATAATTTCAGGTGCCATTGGGACTACATAGAATACTGTGTAATTGGTAGCATTATTATATTTATTATCTCCCTCATAGTATAGGGTTACATTATATTTACCTACAGGCAATTTTGGAAGTTCAATTGATACAGTACCATTCTTAACTCTGCCGAAGTATTCTTTTCCGTCAACGATCACTGAAACGACACCAGTAGTGTCATTTGAAAGGGTGATATTGATTATTTCATTTTGAATGACAGTAATGTTTGTGACATCTGCTGAAAGTGGAGTGTCATATTTAAGTACCCTGAAATCAGCTTCACCTTTAGCAGGTCCTAAAAGTTTACTACCTTCATAGAATACTATTACCTTCTTAATTCCTGCAGTCAGATTAGTTGCGTTGAATGTAGCTGTTGCATTGGTAGCTCCCATAGTTAATGTTAAATTATAACCTATATTATCAAGATACAAGGTTACATTACCCGGTACATCATATCCTTCAGGCGGAACGATTGTGACATTGATGTAAACTGTATCATTCACCATAATGTCATACGCATTTACCTCAATGAAAACAGCAGCAAATTCTTTTTGATGCAAAGTATAATTTGCTTCATAGGATGAACCGTTATAGTTATTGTCATCATGATAAATTGTCCTTATAGTGTAATTTCTAGGAAGCAAATCGCGAATCACTACAGAACCGAAACCATCAACAATTTTAACATCCACAAATCTAACAACAGTTGATGGATCCTCTTCACTATAAAAGTTAACGGTTGCTATTCCATTAGCATCCTCATATGCTTTGCCATCCCAATCATCGAAAATTGTGAAATTCATGTAAAGGTTATATCCCATATCATCCATATTGACTGTTAAATTGGATTGTGCTTTAGTTATGTTGAATGAAACTGTTGTGTTAACTTCATTGTATTTTGCGTCACCCCAGTATTTTAAGAATACTGTGTGATTGCCAACTTCAAAGAACTTATCTGCAGTGAAATTGGTGAGAATGTTTTCCAAAGATCCTTTACCGTTTTCAATAGTCATGTTTCCTTTAAATACATCGTCAATATAAACAGAAATGATACCTCTTGCACTTTGTAGAATACTTCCGGTCTTACCAGTGATGTTTGCAGTGACTGTTGTGTTTCTATGGAATATGGTGTCCAATGCAGAAGCGTCAATGAAAACATCTTTATCTCTTGAGGTATCTGCTGCCCTGGTATAGTAATCTTCATTTAGAAGTCTTGCATTCACATAAATATCATCTAATTGATATGGTTCAGTTAGGACATTTGCAACTTCCAAGTGGATTTTACCATCTGCATCTGTTGCATAAACACCTTCATATAATTTATTATTGTCCCCATCAAATATTTCAACGAGTACAGGTATACCTGCTTCACGAGCGAAACCGTCTTTTATAGAAGATATAGTGCCGGTTTGAACAGCTGTCTGACCAGTTGTTATGTTATTATCAGTCCAATATGTAACATTATTACAAGATATAGTAAATCCTTTATTTCCATGTTTAATATACATTGAATTTAAGTGAGTATCTGCTCCTTCCAATACTATGTCGACGCTACCTGAATTTTGATTAAAATCTAAGTCGAATTTGGTGGTATCTGCCCTATTATCAAGAAGTACAGCATCATTTAATGTGAAAAATACTGATGCAGAAATTGCAGATCCCCTATTTGCTTTATTTCCTGTGAAATTAACACCAGTTACTACTAAATCAGATACACTATTATAGACACATAAACCCCCACCTTTATTAGCGGTATTGTTTATAAATGTAATATTATTAAATACAGCATGAGGACATTCTTTAATCTGAATCGCACCTCCACCATTAATGTTATATTTACCATTAGCTTGAGCAACGTTATTTATGAATACTGAATCTTCAAGTGTAATCATACGGGCACTACTAGATGCAAGTCCTTGTATATACAATGCACCAGCTTCCTTAGATGAAGAACAATTCTCAAATAGACAATTACGTATAGTATAATTAGCATTTGGTCTTAAATACATAGCTCCTCCTTGAGCCCAAACATCTGAAGCTGATGTACCTGATGTATCACCGTCAGTGGTGACGAAATTGCCTACAAAAATACAATTATCAACCAATGCATGATAACTTTTATCCCATAAAACAGCTCCACCATCCACTTTTTTACTAATAGTGGATTGAACGGAATTATTATAGAACTTGGAA
It contains:
- a CDS encoding Ig-like domain-containing protein — protein: MLRKEILIICLIICCLFSLQAVAAASDGNSTDQVVLTTDGNVSAYSLPNTDDQLRDGSDAGTFSDLQNDLSLGGDIVLTKNYTFDSDKDTGLVNGISVPDTVNSITGIGNIVIDGSRQARIFNIHSSHSIILTGITFINANADGNGGSINSDGTLIISDCNFINNTASCHGGAVYLGSGEGDTITNCNFEGNIAGGNGGAIDWYAGSSKGQIAGSTFTDNTAKRSGGAVHWSGHYGTIRDSNFTNNIATGEVTGEIGGIVGGGDGGAVLWVGSNGTVDNCIFTNNVAQNRGGAIFLHGNSTENCTNTTLSHSIFINNNAGLNGGAVDWQEGAHDGVVTYCDFTNNTASSTGGAVYWSGHNGTILHSNFTNNKALGTVNGTGPDGSIIPGGNGGAIVWKGAEGDIINTTFRLNNASRNGGAIFMQAGSNEDCSNITVDGGLFIENYAGVNGGALDWYEGAHDADLYNSVFINNTAERSGGAVYWFGHDGTIANSTFENNRALGNVNATDSYGRITPGGHGGAIMWTGANGTVLNSTFRLNNASRNGGAIYMQGSTEGDCSNITVDDCDFIENYAGINGGALDWYEGAHDSTLSNSYFFNNTAERSGGAVYWFGHDGTIANSTFENNRALGNVNATDSYGRITPGGHGGAIMWTGANGTVLNSTFRLNNASRNGGAIYMQGSTEGDCDNILVDGSEFVENYAGINGGAVDWYEGSHDSTLSNSYFFNNTAKRSGGAVYWYGHRGTIRNSTFTDNQALGLVNASSPYGYNTTGGDGGAVIWTGSDGLMDNCTFTNNHAAKRGGAMYLQGGEFENCTNVTINNGIFKDNRAETNGGAIDFHEGATDGYIIGSTFDNNTAVTGFGGALVWRGHNGEVEGSSFTNNYARGDGGAAYIEGESCSLYNSTFNNNIAGDDGGAVYWTGDHGEIFNVTANNNKGISEGASHSKGGTIIITGSHMTVDTLVVSNSFAEEEAGGLFLTGNYVNVTNAKFTKCYASMDRTAQNITRGGGAVIIGNNTRLINVTIEDSQAERGGAIYWQGNDGYAYNVTATRNFAPEEGGALYIAGEDCQIYESEFTDNIAGDDGGAIYWEGDNGHIEECNFENNTGLSMWNQYDGKSHTSKGGTVSIIGDNLKLLNSNFTGSSTHNNGNNNNFGGTLFITGEDVKIDGCDFNDSSSQGSDGGTIYIIGNRTEISDSTFSNSTARSGGAIYVDGTYTVIKGSEFDTCTANSPGAQGGAIYIHGQQTVVEESNFVNSSAAFRGGAIYIDGLNAIIRNSNFTDSSVSGEKYYNQNPRGGAVYIKENYATIEGSIFNHSTVSSDVGEGGAIFVQGNYANVSGSEFESSSAKTGGAVYLEGNSATVSDSTFTSSHANENGGAMYSTGSNSLVLNSNFNDNLAELSGGAIYWYGGANSRYNTVNGCTFTNNIAHGNTTGTITRGGGAIYWSEGGYYGTIKDSKFYNNSVQSTISKKVDGGAVLWDKSYHALVDNCIFVGNFVTTDGDTSGTSASDVWAQGGAMYLRPNANYTIRNCLFENCSSSKEAGALYIQGLASSSARMITLEDSVFINNVAQANGKYNINGGGAIQIKECPHAVFNNITFINNTANKGGGLCVYNSVSDLVVTGVNFTGNKANRGSAISASVFFTLNDAVLLDNRADTTKFDLDFNQNSGSVDIVLEGADTHLNSMYIKHGNKGFTISCNNVTYWTDNNITTGQTAVQTGTISSIKDGFAREAGIPVLVEIFDGDNNKLYEGVYATDADGKIHLEVANVLTEPYQLDDIYVNARLLNEDYYTRAADTSRDKDVFIDASALDTIFHRNTTVTANITGKTGSILQSARGIISVYIDDVFKGNMTIENGKGSLENILTNFTADKFFEVGNHTVFLKYWGDAKYNEVNTTVSFNITKAQSNLTVNMDDMGYNLYMNFTIFDDWDGKAYEDANGIATVNFYSEEDPSTVVRFVDVKIVDGFGSVVIRDLLPRNYTIRTIYHDDNNYNGSSYEANYTLHQKEFAAVFIEVNAYDIMVNDTVYINVTIVPPEGYDVPGNVTLYLDNIGYNLTLTMGATNATATFNATNLTAGIKKVIVFYEGSKLLGPAKGEADFRVLKYDTPLSADVTNITVIQNEIINITLSNDTTGVVSVIVDGKEYFGRVKNGTVSIELPKLPVGKYNVTLYYEGDNKYNNATNYTVFYVVPMAPEIIIDVDNVTYGNETLIVVTLPEDATGNVTVKINDTYYVFDTQNLTDGKAILPGVVLSAGNYTVEVTYNGDENYAANTNSANFTVFKATPMLNITAEDIYYGEEANITVTVPDGVTGNITIKINGTDKNITLPIVDGKVNWTVGGLAVGNYVVIATYSGNANYTDAVVTDDFNVLQIGTVLDVDVHNIPVWDTEYVNVTIKDAAGNIITNATGNVTMNIDGVDYTAEIKDGVARFNISSLTVGHKVAWVFYDGDRNITGNRSKAEFDVTQRVPEVNVTALNITVDQEGKITINIPANATGFVILSGNFTKSPIYVDKFTNGVAEITVNDLAVGNYSVHIKYYGGTLDNYTVAENDTTFRVDSINTTISIDVESIDYGNKANITVTVNNNATGYITIRINETRTITLPIVDGKVNWIVEDLAAGNYTVYANYSGDGKYNVNETNKTFEVRQISPNVEIIHVDSISGENATIIVRADPRVTENVTIEVRGKQYSMAVDEDGVALFTTDVLENGTYTIVASYPGDRNFTVNSTEYTFTTNRTSDYVMNITASDIYVGNNTNITVYVPVDATGNVIIELNGTNYTVAISQGKAVLNNVSTLKEGVYIVTAYFGNDKYVNKTASTRFTVSKVGSPIKVDVENILYVDDTAYINVTVPDDNAGNVTIEINGKVYGPESVTDGVARFVVPNVTYGNKTVAITYSGTDKYVSNFTTANFAVSKRTPIVNVTNITIIVGNDAVINISGPSDRNGTLIVSVDGANYAVKMTGGNATLTVNGLSVGNYTVSVTYVENDKYVEGTASGWVNVTAKGTSAINITVEDVYYVGEEIVIALTPVNSTGNISVTINGEKYNITNNKVTIENGLPMGTYEIVAVLDEDEYYYGSTANATFQVVKKNMTISVNTTTVPATIYVGSPVTITANLNESVTGDVVFTINGANYTVHVADSNVATIAYTPVNNDTITVVATFMGNDKYKGNVSDPQKFNVNRVPTDISVTVKTPITYGDVAVITVELNETINATVKLTVDGKEYDVAIINGKGGLNVSGLNSGDHKVNVTYAGDDKYVGSENSTSFTVDNATLVADVTALNVTVEQNTTFVINVTDDFNGNVSIKVGDKVLYNGSAKTLILADVLPAGDKTATVVFYGDSNYDELTLNDVKFTVSRVDPSIDVVIDDVTYPDKAVAFIYVGNDANGTVNITVDGKVFSGTVSKGVAQVDLTGLSAGSKVASVEFFATDDYNDNATASAKFTVLKANTTLDVEFKPIIYVNETQVINITVNNTNATGNVTIMIGGKNYTAPLINGRANFTTDLLPYGNHTLTVIYEGDKNLTGSLISKTIEVIKLPSDLTISVTNITTASDETIKVNVTTGATGSVVITVDGKDYYVDLDNGVATLALSNLANKTYTVHAKYLGDDNYTTCEGDASFNVAKVNSTVSVKVENITVGDVAVVNITVPADATGNVTVEIDGVGTYTVPVAGGTGLWVVKDLEVGTYTVKVTYNGDDNYLPSNNETTFKVSKAESGDIKVVDQGNRTVVITVPGKDGNVTVKVGNNTYNATVVDGVATVDLVNETPGPKDITVFYSGDENNPNATANATVNIPKYDTPMSIEVANSTVGNVTTVIVNVPKDVKGNVTVAIDGKTYSVKPVDGKAVFEIEGLIAGNKTVAASYAGDDWFVANSTVAHFKVDKVASSVNVTGDVINVGENATITITGPKDYNGTAVVNVDGKNYTVSISNGAGQLEITGLANGTYDVKVTLLETDKYLGSENDTAKVLVNKVESFVTVNVDDITVGDVAVVNITVPADATGNVTVEIVGVGTYTVPVAGGAGVLVVKDLKVDNYTVKVTYNGDGKYLPNNNETTFKVSKADSDDIKVIDQGNGTVVITVPGEDGNVTVKVGNETYNVTVVNGTAVVTLNNVTPGEHEIEVIYSGDENHNGTSTNSTVSIPKYDTPMSIEVANSTVGNVTTVTVNVPKDVKDNVTVAIDGKTYSVKPVDGKAVFEIEGLIAGNKTVAASYAGDDWFVANSTVAHFKVDKVASSVNVTGDVINVGENATITITGPKDYNGTAVVNVDGKNYTVSISNGAGQLEITG